The Sporosarcina ureae genome includes a region encoding these proteins:
- a CDS encoding FecCD family ABC transporter permease: MRKRIASYVMVSLLLVVTIVYSATTGSIKMGFFEFFGALFEQGNSQMEAIRDLRIPRMIVAIFAGAALSVSGVLLQSVMRNPLADAGIIGISSGAAFVQLFIISFFPALFFMTPLFAFMGGAFACFLVFALSWKSGLSPLKLILVGIAINAMFTGLTEAFISFGGSLNVSASSVIGSNLTMRTWSDVSTIATYGTIGLVLAFALYSWCNLLVLQDKTAKSIGFHVARARLLIAAVAVLLAAISVVVAGVISFVGLLVPHIARRLVGYDHKVLIPFTALLGALIILLADTLGRTIVAPLEIPASTLMAIIGGPFLIFLLRKE, encoded by the coding sequence ATGAGAAAAAGAATTGCAAGTTATGTAATGGTATCCCTGCTGCTAGTTGTAACCATCGTCTATTCGGCTACAACAGGAAGTATTAAAATGGGATTCTTTGAATTTTTTGGTGCGCTCTTTGAACAGGGTAACAGTCAGATGGAAGCCATTCGGGACTTGCGCATTCCACGAATGATTGTGGCAATTTTTGCAGGCGCAGCGCTGTCGGTTTCCGGTGTCTTGTTGCAGTCTGTAATGCGTAATCCTCTTGCAGATGCAGGAATTATTGGAATATCTTCTGGTGCTGCATTCGTACAGTTATTCATTATTTCGTTCTTTCCGGCGCTCTTTTTCATGACGCCTTTATTTGCATTTATGGGTGGGGCTTTCGCTTGTTTTCTCGTCTTTGCATTGTCGTGGAAATCAGGTCTCAGCCCGTTAAAATTAATACTTGTGGGAATCGCGATTAATGCGATGTTCACAGGTCTCACTGAAGCGTTCATCAGCTTTGGTGGCTCGTTGAACGTCTCAGCCTCAAGTGTGATTGGTTCGAATTTAACGATGCGTACTTGGAGTGATGTCTCTACAATTGCAACATATGGAACGATCGGATTAGTGCTGGCATTCGCGTTGTACAGCTGGTGTAACTTATTGGTGTTGCAAGATAAGACGGCAAAAAGTATTGGCTTCCATGTTGCGCGTGCCCGTTTACTCATCGCGGCGGTAGCCGTTTTATTGGCAGCGATTTCGGTTGTAGTTGCGGGTGTGATTTCATTTGTTGGATTACTTGTACCACATATTGCCCGTAGATTAGTAGGCTATGACCACAAAGTGCTCATACCGTTCACAGCGCTTTTAGGAGCGTTAATTATCTTGCTAGCAGACACGCTCGGTAGAACAATTGTAGCACCGCTTGAAATACCTGCCTCGACGTTGATGGCGATCATCGGTGGGCCGTTCTTAATATTCTTACTGCGAAAAGAGTGA
- the isdE gene encoding heme ABC transporter substrate-binding protein IsdE: MLVIATAAIIAGCGNDKEEKAVSADTAEKSEAVETNDQRIIAGTVVIADILDKLDLDAIAIPETEKKLASRFDGLPTIGNAMTPDMEIVKSMDPTDFLSVSTLEYDLEDGFEQLNIPATFLNFQSVDSMIQEIQGLGERYDRTIQADKLVGDLQKKIEAAEVVAANRKGPSVLILLGIPGSYLVATENSYAGDLVKRAGGTNVMEGQDPEYLSSNTEYLHNSNPDIILRLSHGMPDEVVEMFNEEFQTNDVWKHFDAVKNGKVYDLEEELFGTTASLQVPEALSELMKIFYR; encoded by the coding sequence ATGTTGGTAATCGCAACAGCAGCTATAATCGCAGGATGCGGCAATGATAAAGAAGAAAAAGCCGTTTCAGCAGATACCGCAGAGAAAAGTGAGGCCGTAGAAACAAATGATCAACGAATTATTGCGGGTACTGTTGTTATCGCAGATATTTTAGATAAGCTAGACCTAGATGCGATCGCTATTCCTGAAACAGAAAAGAAATTGGCGAGCCGGTTTGATGGGCTTCCGACTATTGGAAATGCCATGACGCCCGATATGGAAATTGTGAAATCAATGGACCCAACAGATTTTTTATCTGTTTCTACACTAGAATATGACCTTGAAGACGGCTTTGAACAATTGAATATCCCCGCAACATTTTTAAATTTCCAAAGCGTGGATTCGATGATACAAGAAATTCAAGGTCTTGGAGAACGCTATGATCGTACTATTCAAGCAGATAAATTAGTAGGGGACTTACAGAAAAAGATTGAAGCTGCCGAAGTAGTGGCGGCGAATCGCAAAGGACCAAGTGTATTGATATTATTAGGTATCCCAGGCAGTTACTTAGTCGCGACGGAAAACTCCTATGCGGGTGACCTCGTAAAACGTGCAGGTGGAACGAATGTCATGGAAGGTCAGGATCCTGAATACTTATCGTCTAACACGGAGTATCTGCATAATAGTAATCCGGATATTATCTTGCGTTTATCACACGGTATGCCAGATGAAGTCGTGGAAATGTTCAATGAAGAGTTCCAAACAAATGATGTATGGAAGCATTTCGATGCGGTGAAAAATGGTAAAGTATATGATCTAGAAGAAGAGTTATTTGGCACAACCGCTTCATTGCAAGTACCTGAAGCATTAAGTGAGCTAATGAAGATTTTCTATCGATAA
- a CDS encoding NEAT domain-containing protein → MKRLVLLPLLLLLVSTWLPFHSVNANERKEITNDVYQVELSFLTDEAEETNVLFTRQATLTVKEDRYTLSISAKKDHILTHITAVQQGNRTSTRLDRTENLVQFDIKDVQQKIELTGTYRLPKEHAQQSFSYEVLIQEQSLPTFKQVQPAKSIQPSDDTVHYQLLSDGKPSAMNDYVNQELHVIRRDNKYYAQLEILLPSKVKDFKVEQQGDLVEPKVVSQNKTRIVQFEVEDFREGTRIWMQVKDSENSHVQEEFLQIAFNPQQIAKYLSKAPSANKAVSSLTKRTEQPKKPTTPAKQTTTEKEQKVEKVSEEKKQNQDELPPLLPEVQLEFDRTVDDVKEEPAKIVTQVASEPEKLLTQIQEEQTIPFDIVKLGILITLCILSAVLLIRRLLKKSHVVSNE, encoded by the coding sequence ATGAAAAGACTGGTTTTGTTACCTCTACTTTTGCTACTCGTCTCTACGTGGCTTCCTTTTCATTCCGTAAACGCAAACGAAAGGAAAGAAATAACAAATGATGTGTATCAAGTTGAACTAAGTTTTCTAACAGATGAAGCCGAGGAGACAAATGTTTTATTTACTAGGCAGGCTACGTTAACGGTTAAGGAAGACCGTTATACGTTATCCATTTCAGCGAAGAAAGATCACATCTTAACGCATATCACTGCCGTGCAGCAAGGGAACAGAACGAGCACGCGATTGGATCGAACAGAAAACTTAGTTCAGTTTGATATAAAGGATGTACAACAAAAGATTGAACTTACAGGCACATATCGCTTGCCGAAAGAACATGCACAGCAATCCTTTTCTTATGAAGTGTTGATCCAGGAGCAGTCCTTACCAACGTTTAAGCAAGTTCAACCCGCAAAGTCCATTCAACCAAGTGATGATACCGTACATTACCAGTTGTTGTCAGACGGCAAACCGTCGGCAATGAACGACTATGTCAATCAAGAACTGCACGTCATTAGACGTGATAATAAATATTATGCACAGTTAGAGATTCTTCTACCAAGTAAGGTCAAAGATTTTAAAGTAGAGCAGCAAGGGGATTTAGTGGAACCAAAAGTGGTATCACAAAACAAGACGCGCATTGTGCAATTCGAAGTAGAAGATTTCCGAGAGGGGACTCGTATTTGGATGCAGGTGAAGGACTCTGAGAACTCACATGTACAGGAAGAGTTTTTGCAAATTGCTTTCAATCCACAACAGATCGCGAAGTATTTGAGCAAAGCACCTTCAGCCAATAAAGCAGTTTCTTCCTTGACTAAGCGAACTGAGCAGCCTAAAAAACCCACTACTCCAGCTAAACAAACCACGACCGAAAAAGAACAGAAGGTAGAGAAGGTATCGGAAGAGAAAAAACAGAACCAGGACGAGTTACCACCTCTCCTTCCTGAAGTGCAATTAGAATTTGATCGTACGGTGGATGATGTGAAAGAAGAACCAGCCAAGATCGTAACGCAAGTAGCAAGCGAACCGGAAAAACTATTGACCCAAATACAAGAAGAACAAACGATTCCGTTCGATATAGTGAAGTTGGGAATACTGATTACATTATGTATATTATCAGCCGTTTTATTGATACGTCGATTACTAAAGAAAAGTCATGTTGTGAGCAATGAATAA